In Strigops habroptila isolate Jane chromosome 7, bStrHab1.2.pri, whole genome shotgun sequence, the following are encoded in one genomic region:
- the ASAH1 gene encoding acid ceramidase isoform X2 produces MSIRLQARYGEECRTKTYPPSGPTFKGNVPTYVINLDLPPSKRWDNLMRDKKTELKTVVQNIKDIANTFFPSGKVVDIVDKKIVHLTATLPYPFNEELKGIANSSGIPLGEIVIFNIFYEIFTVCTSIVAEDKTGKLYHARNLDFGLFLGWDVKNNSWTLTRELKPIVVNLDFQRNNKTVFKSTNFAGYIGMVSGVKPDLFTLTMNERFSLDGGYVGIFEWFLGRRDGMWMGFLTRTILENATSYQDAKDKLAKTRLLAPAYFILGGKNSGEGCVITRSRTATLDIWDLDIQKGTWYVLETNYDRWKPPLILDNRRTPAMKCLNQTMQENLSLPAIYDVLSTKPVLNKLTVCTTLMEVDNGHTETYLRECPDPCSPW; encoded by the exons TATGGAGAAGAGTGCAGGACTAAAACATACCCTCCTTCAGGACCAAC GTTCAAAGGGAACGTACCCACATATGTCATAAATCTTGATTTGCCTCCCAGCAAAAGATGGGATAACTTGATGCGCGACAAGAAGACAGAG CTGAAGACTGTGGTCCAGAATATTAAAGATATAGCAAATACCTTCTTCCCCAGCGGCAAAGTTGTTGACATAGTGGATAAGAAAATA GTTCACCTGACAGCCACGCTTCCTTATCCTTTCAATGAAGAACTTAAAGGGATTGCAAATTCATCTGGGATTCCTTTGG gggaaattgttatttttaacatcttttatGAAATTTTTACTGTATGTACATCAATAGTGGCGGAAGATAAAACAG GGAAGCTGTACCATGCCAGAAACTTGGATTTTGGACTTTTTCTTGG GTGGGATGTTAAAAATAACTCCTGGACTTTAACTCGGGAGCTGAAGCCCATAGTGGTGAACTTGGACTTccagagaaacaacaaaacagtaTTCAAGTCTACAAATTTTGCAGGATACATAGGCATGGTATCTGGAGTCAAACCA GACTTGTTCACTCTGACAATGAATGAGCGTTTCAGTCTTGATGGTGGTTATGTTG GAATCTTCGAATGGTTTCTTGGTAGAAGAGATGGTATGTGGATGGGCTTTCTTACAAGAACAATACTAGAGAATGCTACAAG TTACCAGGATGCAAAAGACAAACTGGCAAAAACAAGACTGCTGGCTCCAGCTTACTTCATACTGGGTGGAAAAAATTCAGGAGAGGGGTGTGTGATAACTCGTTCCAGGACAGCTACTCTGGATATCTGGGA CCTTGATATCCAGAAAGGTACGTGGTATGTCTTAGAAACAAACTACGATCGCTGGAAGCCTCCACTGATCTTGGATAATCGTAGAACACCTGCAATGAAATGCCTGAACCAGACAATGCAAGAG aacctCTCCTTACCAGCAATTTATGATGTTCTCTCTACAAAGCCTGTCCTCAATAAG CTGACTGTGTGCACAACGCTGATGGAGGTGGATAATGGTCATACAGAGACTTACCTGCGGGAGTGCCCAGATCCCTGTAGTCCTTGGTAG
- the ASAH1 gene encoding acid ceramidase isoform X1 has translation MAGWGWALLSPAALLVVAELVWAPDPYGEECRTKTYPPSGPTFKGNVPTYVINLDLPPSKRWDNLMRDKKTELKTVVQNIKDIANTFFPSGKVVDIVDKKIVHLTATLPYPFNEELKGIANSSGIPLGEIVIFNIFYEIFTVCTSIVAEDKTGKLYHARNLDFGLFLGWDVKNNSWTLTRELKPIVVNLDFQRNNKTVFKSTNFAGYIGMVSGVKPDLFTLTMNERFSLDGGYVGIFEWFLGRRDGMWMGFLTRTILENATSYQDAKDKLAKTRLLAPAYFILGGKNSGEGCVITRSRTATLDIWDLDIQKGTWYVLETNYDRWKPPLILDNRRTPAMKCLNQTMQENLSLPAIYDVLSTKPVLNKLTVCTTLMEVDNGHTETYLRECPDPCSPW, from the exons TATGGAGAAGAGTGCAGGACTAAAACATACCCTCCTTCAGGACCAAC GTTCAAAGGGAACGTACCCACATATGTCATAAATCTTGATTTGCCTCCCAGCAAAAGATGGGATAACTTGATGCGCGACAAGAAGACAGAG CTGAAGACTGTGGTCCAGAATATTAAAGATATAGCAAATACCTTCTTCCCCAGCGGCAAAGTTGTTGACATAGTGGATAAGAAAATA GTTCACCTGACAGCCACGCTTCCTTATCCTTTCAATGAAGAACTTAAAGGGATTGCAAATTCATCTGGGATTCCTTTGG gggaaattgttatttttaacatcttttatGAAATTTTTACTGTATGTACATCAATAGTGGCGGAAGATAAAACAG GGAAGCTGTACCATGCCAGAAACTTGGATTTTGGACTTTTTCTTGG GTGGGATGTTAAAAATAACTCCTGGACTTTAACTCGGGAGCTGAAGCCCATAGTGGTGAACTTGGACTTccagagaaacaacaaaacagtaTTCAAGTCTACAAATTTTGCAGGATACATAGGCATGGTATCTGGAGTCAAACCA GACTTGTTCACTCTGACAATGAATGAGCGTTTCAGTCTTGATGGTGGTTATGTTG GAATCTTCGAATGGTTTCTTGGTAGAAGAGATGGTATGTGGATGGGCTTTCTTACAAGAACAATACTAGAGAATGCTACAAG TTACCAGGATGCAAAAGACAAACTGGCAAAAACAAGACTGCTGGCTCCAGCTTACTTCATACTGGGTGGAAAAAATTCAGGAGAGGGGTGTGTGATAACTCGTTCCAGGACAGCTACTCTGGATATCTGGGA CCTTGATATCCAGAAAGGTACGTGGTATGTCTTAGAAACAAACTACGATCGCTGGAAGCCTCCACTGATCTTGGATAATCGTAGAACACCTGCAATGAAATGCCTGAACCAGACAATGCAAGAG aacctCTCCTTACCAGCAATTTATGATGTTCTCTCTACAAAGCCTGTCCTCAATAAG CTGACTGTGTGCACAACGCTGATGGAGGTGGATAATGGTCATACAGAGACTTACCTGCGGGAGTGCCCAGATCCCTGTAGTCCTTGGTAG